A genomic stretch from Cloacibacterium caeni includes:
- the dnaN gene encoding DNA polymerase III subunit beta, which translates to MKFIVASGELQKALNVVSGVISSSQSRPILENFLFELENEILKITASDGETTLITSLAVKSDDQGKIAVPAKIFQDLIKTFGDQPLTFSVKDSESGEGGLLEILDEKDNYEVALDNAEDYPELPEFDASQKVTLASGVLADALSNTLFATSNDSLRPVMTGVLFQFTEKETNFVSTDSHRLVVYKRTDVTNKEAVEFIMPKKPLSIFKNILSNSNDEVTIEFNENMAKFTFGENIWICRLIDGKYPNYSAVIPKENPNVLTVNRNLLLSSIRRASILSNKSTNQVRFKLSGNVLHLHAEDTEYANKADMNIPCDYKGEDINIGFSSKFLTEMLSVLGSEDITMKMSQPNRPGIVEPVDGLDENEHILMLSMPVIGM; encoded by the coding sequence ATGAAATTTATAGTTGCAAGTGGCGAATTACAGAAAGCTCTTAACGTGGTAAGTGGTGTAATTTCTAGTTCGCAGTCAAGACCCATTTTAGAAAATTTTCTTTTTGAATTAGAAAATGAAATTCTAAAAATAACTGCTTCTGATGGCGAAACCACACTTATTACTTCTCTTGCTGTAAAATCTGATGATCAAGGCAAAATTGCTGTTCCTGCAAAAATTTTTCAAGATTTAATTAAAACTTTTGGAGACCAACCGCTTACTTTTTCAGTAAAAGATTCTGAGTCTGGTGAAGGTGGTCTTTTAGAAATTTTAGACGAAAAAGACAATTACGAAGTAGCGCTAGATAATGCAGAAGATTATCCAGAATTACCAGAATTTGACGCGTCACAAAAAGTTACGCTAGCTTCTGGAGTTCTTGCAGATGCACTAAGCAATACCTTGTTTGCAACAAGCAACGATTCTCTAAGACCTGTGATGACGGGAGTTCTTTTCCAATTTACAGAAAAAGAAACCAATTTCGTATCTACGGATTCTCACAGATTAGTGGTGTATAAAAGAACAGATGTTACCAATAAAGAAGCGGTAGAATTTATCATGCCGAAGAAACCGTTGTCTATTTTCAAAAATATTTTGTCAAATTCTAATGACGAAGTTACCATCGAGTTTAATGAAAATATGGCGAAATTCACTTTCGGAGAGAATATTTGGATTTGTAGATTAATAGATGGGAAATATCCTAATTACTCTGCAGTAATTCCTAAAGAAAATCCTAATGTTTTGACGGTAAACAGAAACTTATTGCTAAGTTCTATCAGAAGAGCAAGTATTTTATCTAACAAATCTACCAACCAAGTTAGATTCAAGCTTTCTGGTAACGTGTTACATCTTCATGCAGAAGATACAGAATACGCAAACAAAGCAGATATGAATATTCCTTGTGATTACAAAGGCGAAGATATCAACATTGGTTTCAGTTCTAAATTTTTAACAGAAATGTTATCAGTTTTAGGTTCTGAAGATATCACGATGAAAATGTCTCAACCAAATCGTCCAGGAATTGTAGAACCAGTAGATGGTTTAGACGAAAACGAACACATCTTAATGCTTTCTATGCCAGTAATTGGAATGTAA
- a CDS encoding TonB-dependent receptor plug domain-containing protein, with amino-acid sequence MKKTILSATLLALFVSVHAQERTIDEVELTGKLVNMPFKKSNVNITVITKSEIQNSPAQSIEEVIAYYTGADIRKRGANGVQTDISLRGSSFEQVLVLVNGVRMNDAQTGHNTMNFPFDLASVEKIEILKGPAARRYGQGAYAGVVNVVTKVSAENNLTINGEVGDFSTHGFGVAANFGGEKFRNFIQVNNTESDGYRYNTDYKIKNIWYQNQFDIENGNVKFQAGIQEKKFGANGFYASPAFKDQYEEVQTSLVAASLEKKVNENLGFATRLYWRRAQDMYLFIRNNPAAYRNMHIGNNVGIDANVNYKSELGITGLGVDVRKEFLESNRLGSRERTVTNAFLEHHLSFFDEKLNITPGISFTSFSNDKTYFYPGIDASFTNGNSKFFGNFSKVNRIPTYTDLYYMSPSEQGNANLVAEEALTGEFGYIFKTNKTLLKASVFWRKSDNAIDWQKATPTSPWTAQNIGKIETKGVELEADYQFASWIGTSVGYTYIDNQRLASNIVSRYSLDNLKHQLVVKLRNKFGNFSNELIYRHNDRVSLGSYNLLDNKLNYTVNQLNLYVLVNNITNVKYTETSLVEMPGTWFHLGFTYQFKL; translated from the coding sequence ATGAAAAAAACAATTTTAAGCGCTACTCTGTTGGCACTTTTCGTAAGTGTTCATGCGCAAGAAAGAACAATTGATGAGGTAGAATTAACTGGTAAACTGGTGAATATGCCTTTCAAAAAATCTAATGTAAATATCACAGTTATTACAAAATCTGAAATTCAGAATAGTCCCGCTCAAAGCATTGAAGAAGTAATTGCTTATTATACAGGTGCAGATATTAGAAAACGTGGCGCAAATGGCGTTCAGACTGATATTTCTCTCAGAGGAAGTTCATTTGAACAAGTTTTGGTTTTGGTGAATGGTGTGAGAATGAATGATGCGCAAACTGGTCACAATACCATGAATTTTCCGTTTGATTTGGCTTCTGTAGAAAAAATTGAAATCTTAAAAGGTCCTGCTGCAAGAAGATACGGACAAGGAGCTTATGCTGGTGTGGTAAATGTTGTAACCAAAGTTTCTGCAGAAAACAATTTAACGATTAATGGTGAAGTTGGGGATTTTTCTACACATGGTTTCGGAGTTGCTGCGAATTTCGGGGGCGAAAAATTTAGAAATTTTATTCAGGTTAATAATACAGAATCAGATGGTTATCGATACAATACCGATTATAAAATTAAAAATATCTGGTATCAAAATCAATTTGACATAGAAAACGGAAATGTAAAATTTCAAGCTGGAATTCAAGAGAAAAAGTTCGGAGCCAATGGTTTTTATGCTTCACCAGCTTTCAAAGATCAATATGAAGAAGTGCAAACTTCTTTAGTGGCGGCTTCTCTAGAAAAAAAAGTGAACGAAAATCTAGGTTTTGCAACGCGTTTGTATTGGAGAAGAGCACAAGACATGTATTTATTCATCAGAAATAATCCTGCAGCATACAGAAATATGCACATTGGGAATAATGTAGGAATTGATGCGAATGTAAATTACAAATCAGAACTCGGAATTACAGGATTGGGAGTAGATGTTAGAAAAGAATTTCTAGAAAGTAACCGATTAGGAAGCAGAGAAAGAACCGTTACCAATGCTTTTTTAGAGCATCATCTGTCGTTTTTTGATGAGAAATTAAATATTACTCCTGGGATTTCTTTCACGAGTTTTAGCAATGATAAAACGTATTTTTATCCAGGAATTGATGCGAGTTTTACCAACGGAAATTCTAAATTTTTCGGGAATTTTTCTAAAGTGAATAGAATTCCTACTTACACCGATTTGTATTACATGAGTCCTTCTGAACAAGGGAATGCAAATTTGGTTGCCGAAGAAGCATTGACAGGAGAGTTCGGTTATATTTTCAAAACCAATAAAACTTTGCTCAAAGCATCTGTGTTTTGGAGAAAATCTGATAACGCTATTGATTGGCAAAAAGCTACGCCAACTTCACCTTGGACTGCACAAAACATCGGGAAAATTGAAACCAAAGGTGTAGAATTAGAAGCAGATTATCAATTCGCTTCATGGATTGGAACTTCTGTAGGTTATACGTATATAGATAATCAAAGATTAGCCAGCAATATTGTTTCTAGATATTCTTTAGACAATTTAAAGCATCAGTTGGTAGTCAAATTGAGAAATAAATTCGGAAATTTTTCGAATGAATTGATTTACAGACATAATGATAGGGTTTCTTTGGGAAGTTATAATCTATTAGACAATAAATTAAACTATACTGTAAACCAACTTAACCTTTACGTTTTGGTGAATAACATTACGAATGTGAAATATACCGAAACTTCTCTGGTAGAAATGCCCGGAACTTGGTTTCATCTAGGTTTTACTTATCAATTTAAATTGTAA
- the uvrA gene encoding excinuclease ABC subunit UvrA: MTTTQEIDIKKHIFVKNAHLNNLKNIDVLIPKNKLIVITGVSGSGKSSLAFDTIYAEGQRRYVESLSSYARQFLGKLEKPKIDDIKGLAPSIAIQQKVISSNPRSTVGTSTEIYDYLKLLFARVGRTYSPISGDEVKKDSVTDVIDYIEKNEGKTFLLRAPLLFDVKKFKEQLKTLKVAGFTRLEINGNLANIEDLESFGFVPEETMEINLVIDRFSYENDEHFLQRLADSVQMAFYEGHGTCSLKEIESGNVKEFSNKFELDGIIFNEPNVHFFSFNNPYGACPECEGYGKVIGIDEDLVIPNKNLSVFEDAVACWRGETMSEWKKDFIKKAKDFPIHKPYYQLTKEQKNYLWRGEKNRNFPTIDNFFKMLEENLYKIQYRVMLSRYRGKTTCPTCEGKRLRPETEYVKIDGHDIQSLVEIPLDELLPLMKKLKLNQHDAEIAKRLTYEINTRLEFLNKVGLGYLTLNRTSNTLSGGESQRINLATSLGSSLVGSIYILDEPSIGLHSRDTENLIEVLKNLRDLGNTVIVVEHDEDVMKAADYIIDIGPEAGFLGGELVFAGNFKELKDADTLTSKYLTGRLEIEVPEKRRKPKEFIKIKGARQNNLKNIDVDVPLEVLTVISGVSGSGKSTLMKEILTNAIQIELGMGGKKADYDSVEFPKKVIQNIELIDQNPIGKSSRSNPVTYLKAYDDIRDLFAKQKSAKVQGLKPKHFSFNVDGGRCDECKGEGVITVSMQFMADIELECEHCHGTRFKDEILEVKYDEKNISDILHMTVDEAIEFFSENHEEKIVTKLRPLQDVGLGYLQLGQSSSTLSGGEAQRVKLASFLVKGATTEKTLFVFDEPSTGLHFHDINKLLKSLQALINLGHSVIVIEHQPDIIKSADYIIDIGPDAGKHGGEVVFAGTPEDLAQDKFSRTAKFVAEKL, encoded by the coding sequence ATGACTACAACACAAGAAATCGATATCAAAAAACATATTTTCGTAAAAAACGCGCATCTTAATAATCTCAAAAACATAGATGTACTGATTCCGAAAAACAAACTCATCGTGATTACTGGCGTTTCAGGAAGCGGAAAATCTTCGCTTGCTTTTGACACGATTTACGCAGAAGGACAGAGACGTTATGTAGAATCTTTGAGTTCTTACGCCAGACAATTTCTTGGTAAACTAGAAAAACCAAAAATTGATGACATCAAAGGTTTAGCGCCATCTATTGCCATTCAACAAAAAGTGATTTCTAGCAATCCTCGTTCTACAGTAGGAACATCTACAGAAATCTACGATTATCTGAAATTGCTGTTTGCTAGAGTTGGCAGAACCTACTCTCCTATTTCTGGAGACGAAGTAAAAAAAGATTCGGTGACAGATGTTATCGATTATATCGAAAAAAATGAAGGAAAAACGTTTCTCTTGAGAGCGCCGCTTCTTTTTGATGTCAAAAAATTCAAAGAACAACTCAAAACATTAAAAGTTGCAGGTTTTACAAGATTAGAAATCAATGGAAACCTTGCCAATATTGAAGATTTAGAAAGTTTTGGTTTCGTACCAGAAGAAACAATGGAAATAAATCTCGTTATTGATAGATTTTCTTATGAGAATGACGAACATTTCCTTCAAAGATTGGCAGATTCTGTACAAATGGCGTTTTATGAAGGACACGGAACTTGCTCGTTGAAAGAAATTGAAAGTGGAAACGTAAAAGAATTTTCAAATAAATTTGAATTAGACGGAATTATATTTAACGAACCGAATGTTCATTTTTTTAGCTTTAATAATCCTTATGGCGCTTGTCCGGAATGTGAAGGTTATGGAAAAGTCATCGGCATAGATGAAGATTTGGTGATTCCTAATAAAAATTTATCCGTTTTTGAAGATGCAGTTGCTTGTTGGCGAGGCGAAACAATGAGCGAATGGAAAAAAGATTTCATTAAAAAAGCCAAAGATTTCCCGATTCATAAACCGTATTATCAACTCACGAAAGAGCAGAAAAATTATCTTTGGAGAGGCGAAAAAAATAGAAATTTCCCTACGATTGATAATTTCTTTAAAATGTTGGAAGAAAATCTCTATAAAATTCAATACAGAGTGATGCTTTCTAGATATCGTGGAAAAACAACTTGCCCTACTTGTGAAGGAAAACGTCTTCGTCCAGAAACAGAATATGTAAAAATTGATGGACACGACATTCAATCTTTGGTTGAAATTCCTTTAGATGAATTGTTACCATTGATGAAAAAATTGAAACTCAACCAACACGATGCAGAAATTGCCAAAAGACTAACCTACGAAATCAACACTCGTTTAGAATTTTTGAATAAAGTTGGATTGGGATATTTGACTTTAAACAGAACTTCTAATACGCTTTCTGGTGGCGAATCACAAAGAATTAACTTGGCAACTTCACTCGGAAGTTCTTTGGTAGGAAGTATTTATATTTTGGATGAACCAAGTATTGGTTTGCATTCTAGAGACACCGAAAATTTAATTGAAGTTCTTAAAAATCTTCGAGATTTAGGAAATACCGTAATTGTGGTAGAACACGATGAAGACGTGATGAAAGCGGCGGATTATATTATAGACATTGGTCCAGAAGCTGGATTTTTAGGCGGTGAATTGGTTTTTGCAGGAAATTTCAAGGAATTGAAAGATGCAGATACTTTAACCTCAAAATATTTAACGGGAAGATTAGAAATTGAAGTTCCTGAAAAACGTAGAAAACCGAAAGAATTCATCAAAATAAAAGGAGCAAGACAGAATAATCTTAAAAATATAGATGTAGATGTTCCTTTGGAAGTTCTTACCGTAATTTCGGGCGTTTCGGGAAGTGGAAAATCTACTTTAATGAAAGAAATTTTGACGAATGCCATCCAAATTGAATTAGGAATGGGCGGTAAAAAAGCCGATTACGATTCGGTGGAATTTCCTAAAAAAGTGATTCAAAATATAGAACTCATCGACCAAAACCCAATCGGAAAATCGTCTCGTTCTAATCCTGTCACTTATTTGAAAGCTTATGACGACATCAGAGACCTTTTTGCGAAGCAGAAATCTGCAAAAGTTCAAGGGTTGAAACCAAAACATTTTTCCTTCAACGTAGATGGTGGAAGATGTGATGAATGCAAAGGAGAAGGCGTAATTACGGTTTCTATGCAGTTTATGGCAGATATTGAACTGGAATGTGAACATTGCCATGGAACTCGTTTTAAAGATGAAATTCTGGAAGTAAAATATGATGAAAAAAATATTTCGGATATTTTACACATGACTGTAGATGAAGCAATTGAATTTTTCTCTGAAAACCACGAAGAAAAAATTGTGACCAAGCTGAGACCTTTACAAGATGTTGGTTTAGGCTATTTGCAATTAGGGCAAAGTTCTTCTACGCTTTCTGGTGGTGAAGCGCAACGAGTAAAACTAGCTTCGTTTTTGGTAAAAGGTGCAACAACAGAAAAAACGCTTTTTGTGTTTGATGAGCCGAGTACTGGATTGCATTTTCACGATATTAATAAATTGCTAAAATCTCTACAAGCGCTTATTAATTTAGGGCATTCTGTGATTGTGATAGAACACCAACCAGATATTATAAAATCTGCAGATTACATTATAGACATCGGTCCAGATGCTGGAAAACACGGTGGAGAAGTGGTTTTTGCAGGAACTCCAGAAGATTTGGCACAAGATAAATTCTCTAGAACAGCGAAGTTTGTTGCTGAAAAATTGTAA
- a CDS encoding YheT family hydrolase, translating into MPILPSEYQPKKIFRNGDFSTIYSALFRKVTGVTQQRERLELSDGDFLDLDWSFAKEKTDRCIILFHGLEGSAQRHYMLGAAKIFNENGFDCCAVNHRDCSGESNRVHYSYHSGRTDDVQEVIEKVLSKNYEKVILKGFSLGGNLCLKYAGEKREISDKIKAFIAISTPIDLKGSMHKLTSKRNLVYANNFLKTLKKKTLLKCKRFPEFLSAAEIKNIKDLKEFDDVYTSKVNGFTDAFDYYEKCSSKQFLKNIKIPTLLINAKNDSFLSESCFPKEEALVNSFLHLEIPDFGGHVGFMEEKNAFYTEKRALEFALQYL; encoded by the coding sequence ATGCCTATTCTACCTTCCGAATATCAACCTAAAAAAATCTTCAGAAATGGAGATTTTTCTACGATTTATAGTGCTCTGTTTAGAAAAGTTACTGGTGTAACTCAACAAAGAGAAAGACTAGAACTTTCTGATGGCGATTTTCTGGATTTAGATTGGAGTTTTGCAAAAGAAAAAACAGACCGTTGTATTATCTTATTTCATGGTTTAGAAGGCAGTGCACAGAGACATTATATGTTGGGAGCAGCCAAAATCTTCAATGAAAACGGCTTTGATTGTTGTGCTGTAAACCATAGGGATTGCTCTGGAGAAAGCAATAGAGTTCATTATTCTTACCATTCCGGAAGAACAGATGATGTGCAAGAAGTGATAGAAAAGGTACTTTCTAAAAACTATGAAAAAGTCATTCTGAAAGGGTTTAGTCTTGGTGGAAATTTGTGTTTGAAATACGCTGGTGAAAAAAGAGAAATTTCTGATAAAATAAAAGCTTTCATCGCTATTTCTACACCCATAGATTTAAAAGGTTCTATGCACAAATTGACTTCCAAGAGAAATCTTGTGTATGCTAACAATTTCTTGAAAACCTTAAAAAAGAAAACACTCCTGAAATGCAAAAGATTTCCAGAATTTTTGTCTGCAGCAGAAATCAAAAACATCAAAGATTTAAAGGAGTTTGATGATGTTTACACATCGAAAGTTAATGGTTTTACAGACGCTTTTGATTATTATGAAAAATGCAGTTCCAAGCAGTTTTTAAAGAATATTAAAATTCCGACACTCCTTATCAATGCTAAAAATGACAGTTTTCTTTCTGAAAGTTGCTTTCCTAAAGAAGAGGCGTTAGTCAATTCTTTTTTGCATTTAGAGATTCCAGATTTTGGTGGACATGTAGGATTTATGGAAGAAAAGAATGCTTTTTACACTGAAAAAAGAGCATTAGAATTTGCACTGCAATATTTATAA